The Paenibacillus guangzhouensis region GCGGATAGATCTTTCTAGATAAGTGATCGAGAGAATCGCTCACCTTACCGAAATCCATCCCAAAGAAAAATCAAAGAAATAAATCAGAACAAAATAAGAACACTTGTTCTGTTGTGTGGTAAATTTATACCATAGAGATTCGAGGGGAACACGGAACACCTAATGAAGTAATCGAGGCGCGAGACCTGAAGAAGCAGGCCGCACGAACATATCGTAGGTATGGATCGGTGCTCTTTTGAATCTCTTAAACTCTGAACGAGGGGAGGCGGTAGACATGCGAACAAGGACCGTAAGAAATGAGGTGATGGACCCTGTTAACGACACTTGCACAGGTTAAAAATTTCGTCTACATGACAGAAACGGATGGACCTCTCGATAAGCAAATAACGATGCTGATCGCATCCGCCACACAAACGATCGAAGCCTATTGCAAAAGGCGGTTTAGCCAAGGAACGCACACAGAAGTTTACAGCGGCGGCAAGACCCGCATTGCGCTTCGGCACTATCCGGTACAGCAAGTCCGAAGCGTGAAGACGGTAGGCGGACAAGCCATTACGGGGTATGAGCTGCTGCCCAGTGATGGAACGTTAGTGCTCCCTGCAGGGTGGCCAGCCGGAGAAGACAACATCAAGGTCGAATACGACGCGGGTTATGTGACGCCTGAGCAGGCAGCCTCGACACAGCAGCCGTCGACCTTGCCGGCGTGCGTCGAGATGGCTTGCATCCGATATGTTCAGTTGATGTATGAAGGACAAATCGGCAAGAGTTCAGAACGGCTTGGCGATTATGCGGTGACTTATACTGACACGCCGCATGGCCAATTGCCGCAAGCCGTAGCTCAGCTGCTGGAACCGTGCCTTGGGCGGTGGTTGTAATGTTCGGATTGCTGCAGCAGAGTATGACGCTGAAGCGGCTTCACGTAACGCTTGACGCTTTGAACAGTCCAAGCGTTGAACAGTGGGTTCTCATCGGGCGATTCCGCAGTCGCTGGCGCCGCAAGCAATTCCAGCCGATCGGCCCGGAGACGAATAGCGTAAAGATTCAGGTCCGTGAACGGTACCGGGTCTATGTCCCGATCTGGTGCGGGGTACGAGCGGGCGATCTGGTTTATAGGGGACAAGATCCGGAGCCTTTTGGCGTCTCGGCAGCTTACCCTTACGGCAGACAGCATATGGAAGTGGAAGTTGAACGGGTGCGCAGCTTATGAAGCAGAAGGCACTCGTTTTTATTTTCCCTAGAAAGGGGAGAGGATCATGCTGAGATGGTCGCTAGATGCGATTCGCACGCAATTGCGCGCCGTCGCGCCGCAAATACCGATCTATTTGAAATCCGCTGCCAGTGGATTTGAACAGCCTTCCTTCTATTTAAGATTGGTGGAAGGAACGTACGAAGAAACGCATCGCACGAATTACATGATGCAGGCCGTCTGGGAGATCGTCTACATGCCGTTGGAAGACGAGGCTGGACAGGCGGATCCTTTCAACCTGCTGGATATGGCGGATCGGCTGCATCAGCATTTTATGGCTTTGCCGTCCCTACCGGGCGCAGGCAAGGTTAGCTTCGATCGGACCGCGCTCCGAGGGCAAATGCGACAAGGAGATTTTGTACTCCAGATCACGCTGGAGATGGAGTTGGAAGGGCCGCAAGAGGCTTACGATGTGATGCAGGACATTGTCATGAACGAACAATAGAACCTATTTGAGGAGGATTTATATGGGATTACCGAATGTGAACATTATTTTTAAGCAAAAAGCCGCGTCCGCGGTACAGCAAGGGGCTGTCGGCGTCGTCGCGATCGTCTTGAAGGACGCGTCCGTGTCTGCGTTAACAAGCTATGAATTGCATGGCGCCGATGAGTCGCCGCAAGCTCTAAAGGCTCAGAACGCTGCCTATGTGCAGCAAGCGTTTATGGGGATGCCGAAGCTCGTGAAGCTGGTCGTCATTCCGGAGACGGAGACGGATTACAGCAAGGCGATGCAGTATCTCGAGACAATTGCGTTCAACGTCGTGGCGTTCCCTGGCGCAGCGACAGCCGACGTAACGGCGCTCTCCACTTGGGCCAAAAACGTCTTTACGAACAAAGACCGCAAGATTATCGCGGTGCTGCCGAACTCGGCGGCGGATCATCCATCCGTCGTCAACCTGGCGACCGACAATATCGAGGTTGGCGCTCAAAAATATACGGCTACGCAATATACGGCGCGGATTGCAGGTCTGATCGCGGGTCTGCCACTCACCGTGGCGCCAACGTTCCAAGTGCTGCCGGAGGTGACGAATGTGCCTTCCATGACGAAGTCGGAAGCTGACACCGCGGTAAATGCCGGGAAATTCGTGCTATACCACGACGGCGAGAAGGTTAAAATCGCGCGCGGCGTCACTTCGCTCGTGACGACGACGGAAGCGATGGGTGAGGATTGGAAGAAGATCAAAGTCGTACGCATCCTGAACAAAACCTATCAAGATTTGAAGGAAACGGTGGAAGATTTCTACGTAGGCAAGGTGCAGAACAGTTACATGAACAAGCTGCTGCTCATTTCTGCGATGAATGCGTATTACGAATCGCTTGAACAGGACGGGATCCTTGATCCAGGCAAAAATGCGGCTGAGATTGATCTGGCAGCACAGCGCACTTATTTGAAATCCATTCTTGGAACTGAGGTTGTCGCAGGCATGACGGATCAGCAAGTCAAAGAAGCGAACACGCGGGATAAAGTATTCATTATGGCTAGACAACGCCCGCTGGATGCAATCGAAGACGTCACAATGACGGTCTATCTATAAGGAGGAATGAACAATGGCAACTTTTAACGGTGAAAAAGTCATTTCGGGAACGTTCGGCGAGGCATGGCTCGACGGGCAGTATATTGCGGAGATTATGGCGCTGGAAGCCAAAATCGAAATCGAGAAGGAAGATGTGCCGATGGCGGGTCGTTTTGCGACGGACAGCAAGTTCATGGGCTTCAAGGGCAGCGGCACCTTGCGGATGCACAAAGTCAATTCGCGCTTGATCAAAGCGCTCAGTGATAACTTGAAGAATGGGGTGAACCCGCGGTTCCAGATCATGTCGAGCTTGAACGATCCGTCTTCCGGCGGTGCGGAGCGCATTACAATCAAGGATGCCAGCTTCAATGACTTGTCCCTGATCAACTGGGAGTTGAAGAAGAAAGGCGAGATTGAAGCGCCGTTCACGTTCACGGATTGGAATGTCGAGGATTCGATTAAACCTTAATTTTAGCGTGCAAAAGGAGGAAGTTAAGCTATGAGTCAATTATCTCTCGATTTGTTGTTAAAAATGGACAAGTCCAAAATTCAACGTCCTACAGCCAAAATCGAAATGAGTCGCTTAAGCGAGCTGGTCGGTGAGCCGGTGATCTTCACCTGCCAAGCGCTCACGATGGATGAGTTCGAGGAGGTGCAGGAGGTTTCGGTATCGTTTGGCAAGAAAGGCGAACTGGAAGAGTTCAGCACGAATAAAGTGCAGATTTTTACACTGCTCAAGGGGATCGTCGATCCGAAGTTGTCCGATTCGAAATTGCTCGAAGCGTACGGCGTGACGACACCGAAGCAGTTGATCGAAGAGTCGAAGCTGCTCTTGCCGGGCGAAGTGACGCAATTGTACAACGTGATCTCGAGCCTGTCGGGATTCGGGGATGAAGCGGTCAAAGAATTAAAAAACGGATAAAATCGGACGGCTACGTTGAAATGCTCTACTACTATTGGAGCCGCAGAGGGATGCGCCCGAGCGAGTTCTATAATATGCCGGCAGGGGAGCAGTGGCTGATCCGAGTGTTCTACGAGATGGAAATGGAGGAGCGGGAACGAATAGCGAAGACGGGGAATGTCTTCGCGACCCTTCCCGTTCTCTAGGGAGGTGAGAATGGAATGTGTGGATCGAATGGAGAGAAGAAATCTTGCAGCAAATGCAATAAAGCGAGCAGCGACGGCTCAGCGAATATATCGCTGAAGCATGCGCTGTTCCAAGTGCAGATGGTCCAGCGGCAGGTGGATCTGCTGAAGAAGTCGATGCGCAATATGCAGATGAACATTCAGGTAAAGACGAATGTCGTGCGCAAGCAAATGCTGGATATGAAGGCGCAGATCGAGGGTACAGCAAAGTTCAACATTGAACTGGTTGCCGAGCCGAAGATCAAATTGGACTGGAAAGATATGCTGATGAAAGCTGGTATTTTCATTGCGACACTCGTGGCGCTCAAGATCGCTATCAAGAAGTTGGGCGGCAGCGCAGAATTTAAGATCAAATACTCGATCGAAAAAATGAAGCCGAAGCGGACGAAGGCGACGCTGATGA contains the following coding sequences:
- a CDS encoding phage tail assembly chaperone, yielding MSQLSLDLLLKMDKSKIQRPTAKIEMSRLSELVGEPVIFTCQALTMDEFEEVQEVSVSFGKKGELEEFSTNKVQIFTLLKGIVDPKLSDSKLLEAYGVTTPKQLIEESKLLLPGEVTQLYNVISSLSGFGDEAVKELKNG
- a CDS encoding phage tail sheath subtilisin-like domain-containing protein is translated as MGLPNVNIIFKQKAASAVQQGAVGVVAIVLKDASVSALTSYELHGADESPQALKAQNAAYVQQAFMGMPKLVKLVVIPETETDYSKAMQYLETIAFNVVAFPGAATADVTALSTWAKNVFTNKDRKIIAVLPNSAADHPSVVNLATDNIEVGAQKYTATQYTARIAGLIAGLPLTVAPTFQVLPEVTNVPSMTKSEADTAVNAGKFVLYHDGEKVKIARGVTSLVTTTEAMGEDWKKIKVVRILNKTYQDLKETVEDFYVGKVQNSYMNKLLLISAMNAYYESLEQDGILDPGKNAAEIDLAAQRTYLKSILGTEVVAGMTDQQVKEANTRDKVFIMARQRPLDAIEDVTMTVYL
- a CDS encoding phage tail tube protein, producing MATFNGEKVISGTFGEAWLDGQYIAEIMALEAKIEIEKEDVPMAGRFATDSKFMGFKGSGTLRMHKVNSRLIKALSDNLKNGVNPRFQIMSSLNDPSSGGAERITIKDASFNDLSLINWELKKKGEIEAPFTFTDWNVEDSIKP
- a CDS encoding phage tail terminator family protein: MLRWSLDAIRTQLRAVAPQIPIYLKSAASGFEQPSFYLRLVEGTYEETHRTNYMMQAVWEIVYMPLEDEAGQADPFNLLDMADRLHQHFMALPSLPGAGKVSFDRTALRGQMRQGDFVLQITLEMELEGPQEAYDVMQDIVMNEQ
- a CDS encoding phage gp6-like head-tail connector protein is translated as MLIASATQTIEAYCKRRFSQGTHTEVYSGGKTRIALRHYPVQQVRSVKTVGGQAITGYELLPSDGTLVLPAGWPAGEDNIKVEYDAGYVTPEQAASTQQPSTLPACVEMACIRYVQLMYEGQIGKSSERLGDYAVTYTDTPHGQLPQAVAQLLEPCLGRWL